Proteins from a single region of Leptospiraceae bacterium:
- the nadD gene encoding nicotinate (nicotinamide) nucleotide adenylyltransferase, translated as MIGIFGGSFDPPHKGHLGVIESFWKFFPESERLILVPNFISPFKKQKGVGEEKVIRMLEILILENSIPRTVIDDLEIKKKTTSYTIETLESIQSNYPNQDLYFIMGVDNLRKFPLWKEYQRILNMVRLLVFDREQADNSYLPKELEKFSERIIYINNTLIKASSSEIRSLPFIEWENYISSEVLKYIEKEGLYGYRSGN; from the coding sequence ATGATAGGTATTTTCGGGGGAAGTTTTGATCCCCCTCACAAGGGACATTTAGGAGTAATTGAGTCTTTTTGGAAATTCTTTCCAGAAAGTGAAAGGCTTATTCTAGTTCCAAATTTTATTTCTCCTTTTAAAAAACAAAAAGGTGTAGGGGAAGAAAAAGTAATTCGAATGTTAGAAATCCTAATCCTTGAAAATTCAATACCACGCACCGTTATAGATGATCTGGAAATAAAAAAGAAAACAACGAGTTATACGATTGAAACACTGGAATCGATTCAGTCAAATTACCCCAATCAGGATTTGTATTTCATAATGGGCGTGGATAATCTAAGGAAATTTCCACTCTGGAAAGAATATCAAAGGATACTCAATATGGTAAGGTTACTAGTATTTGATCGCGAACAGGCGGATAATTCATATTTACCTAAAGAATTAGAAAAATTTTCAGAACGAATTATATATATTAATAACACTCTCATTAAAGCAAGCTCTTCTGAGATTAGAAGTTTGCCTTTTATAGAATGGGAAAATTACATTTCCTCGGAAGTTTTAAAATATATCGAAAAAGAAGGACTTTATGGATATAGAAGCGGCAATTGA
- a CDS encoding alpha/beta hydrolase, translated as MKLLFMLSLLQFIYCIQIPKTVDHDSTLNRLEIDNYPFHIKKVGLSSKTPIIVIHGGPGGDYRYMLPLEELQNEFQILFYDQRMTGLSSRNTKEKMGIEQDIEDLHKIVLNFSENKKPILIGHSYGAMIATGYLSKYPDSVSKAILIEPGILNKETAKEFVTRLKDGSSFVSSLKIIPLLFKSIFVKTMDGHEKFDYVMTNMLGSGKGKPYQCEGVSLPENLFQRGGFEVFNQTMRPLINNPNLFPMDLTVGLKNYTGPILLLSSSCSFIGFDYQETFHRKYYPENTKHIRLENTGHNFLNTDKDKGIEAIRNFLTQTR; from the coding sequence ATGAAATTACTATTTATGTTATCACTCTTACAATTTATTTACTGTATCCAAATCCCTAAAACAGTTGATCATGATTCAACTCTAAATCGTTTAGAAATAGACAATTACCCATTTCATATTAAGAAAGTAGGACTCTCTAGTAAAACGCCTATTATTGTTATCCATGGTGGACCGGGTGGCGACTATCGTTACATGCTTCCACTAGAAGAATTACAAAATGAATTTCAAATTTTATTTTATGACCAAAGAATGACAGGACTTTCTTCTCGAAACACGAAGGAAAAAATGGGGATAGAACAAGACATTGAAGATTTGCATAAAATTGTTTTAAATTTTTCGGAAAATAAAAAACCAATTTTAATTGGACATTCTTATGGAGCAATGATTGCGACAGGTTATCTCTCTAAGTATCCGGATTCCGTTTCTAAAGCTATTTTAATTGAGCCTGGAATTTTAAACAAAGAAACAGCAAAGGAATTTGTAACACGTTTAAAAGATGGTTCGTCTTTTGTTTCTTCTCTAAAAATTATTCCACTTCTTTTTAAATCGATTTTTGTAAAAACAATGGATGGTCATGAAAAATTTGATTATGTCATGACAAATATGTTGGGCAGTGGAAAAGGGAAACCTTATCAATGTGAAGGAGTCTCACTTCCTGAAAACTTATTTCAACGGGGAGGATTTGAAGTTTTTAATCAGACTATGAGACCACTAATAAATAATCCAAATTTATTCCCAATGGATTTAACAGTAGGATTAAAAAACTATACGGGACCGATTTTACTTTTAAGTAGTAGTTGTAGTTTTATTGGTTTTGACTATCAGGAAACTTTTCATCGTAAATACTATCCAGAGAATACTAAACATATACGTTTAGAAAATACAGGACACAATTTTTTAAATACAGATAAAGATAAAGGAATAGAGGCTATAAGAAACTTTTTAACACAAACAAGGTGA
- the yqeK gene encoding bis(5'-nucleosyl)-tetraphosphatase (symmetrical) YqeK produces the protein MDIEAAIEYYTKVVPEEVTHSRFDHSILVAELAEKFSILNYYPEPRKAYLAGILHDITKQKPKEFHRDIFERHNFDFQSLPDRAYHPFSAVFYLKEKYDFRDEEILSAVKNHTLGGKDLVLLDQILYVSDFLGSEYASRQKEYADWILEVEKNLGFGMILKCKKVIEELLEKNSPIHIRTIETYNHYANK, from the coding sequence ATGGATATAGAAGCGGCAATTGAATATTATACGAAGGTTGTGCCCGAAGAAGTGACGCATTCTAGATTCGATCATTCTATTTTGGTAGCGGAACTTGCAGAAAAATTCTCTATTTTGAATTATTACCCCGAACCAAGAAAAGCATATCTTGCCGGAATTTTACACGATATTACCAAACAAAAACCGAAAGAATTTCATCGGGATATTTTTGAACGACACAATTTCGATTTCCAGTCTCTTCCCGATCGTGCCTATCACCCATTTTCCGCTGTATTTTATTTAAAAGAAAAATATGATTTTAGGGACGAAGAAATATTATCCGCTGTAAAAAATCATACACTAGGCGGAAAAGATTTAGTTTTACTGGATCAAATTCTTTATGTTTCTGATTTTTTGGGATCTGAGTATGCAAGTCGTCAGAAGGAATATGCAGACTGGATTTTGGAAGTAGAAAAGAATTTAGGTTTTGGCATGATCTTAAAATGTAAAAAAGTAATTGAAGAACTTTTAGAAAAAAATTCTCCGATTCATATTCGAACTATTGAGACTTACAACCATTATGCGAATAAGTGA
- a CDS encoding DUF3995 domain-containing protein: protein MTIIIASILIGIFLSISGIHIYWGLGGQWGNGSVIPTKDDNVKVIMPGVVPTFTVAFGLLGFGFVVFINVFTFDFKFPLWFNIFHNYGLWVIAGIFTLRAIGEFNYVGFFKKIKHTKFAQNDTKFYSPLCLVIGMLTLILELNK from the coding sequence ATGACTATAATAATCGCAAGCATTTTAATCGGAATCTTTCTTTCTATATCAGGTATTCATATTTATTGGGGATTGGGCGGACAATGGGGCAATGGCTCTGTTATCCCCACAAAAGATGACAATGTAAAAGTTATAATGCCTGGTGTTGTACCTACATTTACTGTTGCGTTTGGATTGTTAGGCTTTGGATTTGTAGTCTTTATAAATGTATTTACATTCGACTTCAAATTTCCTTTATGGTTTAACATATTTCATAACTATGGACTGTGGGTAATCGCAGGTATTTTCACTTTACGAGCTATTGGTGAATTTAATTATGTTGGATTTTTCAAAAAAATAAAACACACAAAATTTGCCCAAAACGACACAAAGTTTTATTCGCCATTATGTTTGGTAATTGGAATGCTCACACTAATTTTAGAATTGAATAAATAG
- a CDS encoding DUF1564 family protein, which yields MIVFQNAKEFPIDSIEDKSQTVSTLLIPEKLLPNFLFLVKEHGAGNVTLYLRNLLIMYRTLTHSGMIPEPSNVKTEYQAEGQNLCRVGFRPNNADWLELGQLALAFGKSRCWLFVYLLRLDMMGLWYLLFHSNLCFAVPTLPSVVLQSFWTLQRFSGYFARMYHVKV from the coding sequence ATGATAGTATTTCAAAACGCTAAAGAATTTCCAATTGATTCGATTGAAGATAAAAGTCAGACTGTTTCGACTTTGTTGATTCCTGAAAAGTTATTACCTAACTTTTTGTTTTTGGTAAAAGAACATGGAGCCGGAAATGTTACTTTGTATTTGAGAAATCTTCTAATTATGTATAGGACTCTCACTCATTCAGGAATGATTCCAGAACCTAGTAATGTAAAGACTGAATACCAGGCAGAAGGGCAAAATCTCTGTAGAGTTGGGTTTCGCCCAAATAATGCAGATTGGTTAGAACTAGGACAACTAGCTCTAGCTTTTGGAAAATCTCGCTGTTGGTTGTTCGTCTATTTACTTAGACTGGATATGATGGGGTTGTGGTATCTTCTCTTTCATAGCAACCTGTGCTTCGCAGTTCCAACACTCCCCTCGGTTGTGCTACAAAGCTTTTGGACTTTGCAGCGATTTTCTGGGTATTTTGCACGAATGTATCACGTAAAAGTGTAG
- a CDS encoding Crp/Fnr family transcriptional regulator: MANQIHPHENNSHEKFSEVLNTFAGISQEDYSLVKNFFYLRSIRKGGYFIRAGEESKSFAFIYRGLFRSYYCNEEGDEFIRNFVKPNEIIAAYSSFLSKTNSIVYIQALKDSLILECRFDDFIKRTKDILAWERFRRILSDLLFVQKEIREYEFLTLDAIDRYKIFIKRFGSLEEEIQDYHIASYLGITPVSFSRIRKKLK; the protein is encoded by the coding sequence ATGGCTAATCAAATTCATCCCCATGAGAATAATTCTCACGAAAAATTTTCAGAAGTTTTAAATACCTTTGCTGGTATATCGCAAGAAGATTATTCCCTTGTTAAAAACTTTTTTTATCTTAGAAGTATACGCAAAGGAGGATATTTTATTCGAGCAGGCGAAGAATCGAAATCGTTTGCTTTTATATATAGAGGACTTTTTCGGAGTTATTATTGTAATGAGGAAGGTGATGAATTTATTCGTAATTTTGTTAAGCCAAATGAAATTATTGCTGCTTATAGCTCTTTTTTATCTAAAACAAATTCAATAGTATATATCCAAGCATTGAAAGATTCTTTGATTTTAGAGTGTAGGTTCGATGATTTCATAAAAAGAACAAAAGATATATTAGCATGGGAGAGATTTAGAAGAATCCTATCTGACCTTCTTTTTGTTCAAAAAGAAATTCGTGAATATGAATTTTTGACGTTAGACGCAATAGATAGATATAAAATTTTTATAAAACGATTTGGCTCTTTAGAAGAGGAAATTCAAGACTATCATATTGCGTCGTATCTTGGTATTACACCTGTGTCCTTCAGTCGAATTCGTAAAAAACTAAAATAG